From a region of the Clostridia bacterium genome:
- a CDS encoding DUF4446 family protein has product MDFIFKVIQENWQLVLLLYSFIILLLIFLAVSNSITCSIYKKKYKKLMRGLDNKNLEVLLNNQLDRIDEFQKKLSVSELKLNVIERDMDTCIQKIGIVRYDAFNDIGSELSFSIALLDNSNSGLILTGLRTRNSSTLYAKPVKYGKSEYPLSEEELKAIADALNLEI; this is encoded by the coding sequence ATGGACTTCATCTTCAAAGTTATCCAAGAGAATTGGCAGCTTGTACTTCTCTTGTATTCATTTATTATATTATTGCTAATATTTCTCGCTGTATCTAATTCTATAACTTGTTCCATATATAAAAAAAAGTATAAAAAACTTATGCGAGGATTAGACAATAAAAATTTAGAAGTTCTTTTAAACAATCAACTTGATAGGATAGATGAATTTCAAAAAAAGTTATCGGTAAGTGAACTAAAATTAAATGTTATAGAAAGGGACATGGATACATGTATACAAAAGATAGGAATAGTGCGTTATGATGCCTTCAACGATATTGGCAGCGAATTAAGTTTTTCAATCGCATTGCTGGATAATAGTAATTCCGGATTAATCCTTACAGGTCTTCGTACACGAAACAGCTCAACTCTATATGCAAAACCTGTAAAATATGGCAAATCAGAATACCCCTTATCTGAAGAAGAGCTAAAAGCAATCGCTGATGCGTTAAACTTAGAGATTTGA